In Fibrobacter sp., the genomic stretch ATAAGTGACAGGAGTCTTATTGAAAGTATGGAGAGCCGTCAAGGAGAAATCCAGATATTCCAGGAAGAATCGTAAACGAGTTCCGTATTCACAGTTCTTGATTCGTGCTTCCGGAGTTTCCAATTCCAGATTCAACCCTTCAGGAATTCTCACATGCCACGGGTTTGCAGGATCCGTAGGCAACTTGTCGAAACTAGCCACCGGCACAAAGATGAATTCTCCATTAAAGAAATCACCAAGGATCTTCAAATCAACCGCATTCACCGCCATACGAATGTCGTCGTAATCGTTGGCGATAAATTCCGTATAATCCAAGGGAGAAATCAAATCTGTCACGCGAGACTCATCAGCTACACCCCAGACCACAATCTGCTTACCCACCTTGACTTCAATCCAATCGTTGGCATAATCCAAGTAGGCTTCATTCAAGCTGAAACCAGTTTCTGATTCAACGATTTTATTGTAGATGGCATTGGCGCTTACAAAGAAGGACGCATTGTCGTAAGAGCCCTTCAATTCCCCACGAACTCGCGTCCGAGAAGAAATCCAATCATGAGGATATTCCCGCTGTAAAGCGTGGTAACTATCCACAAATCCGCTGAACTGAAGAGGAGATTCTTCCTGGGCCATAGCCCAGGAAAAACCGCCCAACAGCAGGGCGAATAAGGTCCTATCCAAAAATTTTGACAACATTATAAGCCTCGTTCCAGCTTATTCACCGTAAAGGTCTTAGGATCAATCTTGATATTGTACTTCACATTGTTGAAGTACAATTCTGTGGCGTGATTAGACTGAACATTGTCAATACGCATCTTGCCGATGGTCCAGAAACCGTCAATCTGCTTGATGTCGCCAGTCTTGAATTTGCGCTGCAAGGTTCCCATCTTGTCGAAGTAATCTACAGCCACCACCTTCAAGATATCCTTACGAATCCACATGATCTTCTTGGAGAAAACTTCATCGGCAGGATTCTTGGGAGTAGATTCCACCACATAGCAGTCAAAGCCATCCACCTTTTCGTCACGAAGGTACTTGTGGTTGTCTTCATCCACGTTGCGTTCGCCGATATCGTCATAAGTGAAATCAGAGCCCATGAAGTAATCGGTCTTGGAGCTGCTTCCGCTAATGCGGCGAGTCTTCTTCATGGCAGGGAGATAAAGCCACTGGTCATCAGACTTTCCCACTTCATCGTAATCCACCGTCAAGAAGCCTGTTCCC encodes the following:
- a CDS encoding outer membrane lipoprotein-sorting protein, with product MKKFIATTVLALSSVLFAGELTGRDIMVKVSDVPEGDTRSSEMDMKLISKNGSVRERKITSFAMEEGKITKQVMFFTYPKDVKGTGFLTVDYDEVGKSDDQWLYLPAMKKTRRISGSSSKTDYFMGSDFTYDDIGERNVDEDNHKYLRDEKVDGFDCYVVESTPKNPADEVFSKKIMWIRKDILKVVAVDYFDKMGTLQRKFKTGDIKQIDGFWTIGKMRIDNVQSNHATELYFNNVKYNIKIDPKTFTVNKLERGL